The genomic DNA GGACTTCCAGGCTCGCATCACCTCCGAGGAGCCAATGCCCTCCGTGCGTGAGCGCTGTCCGGAGCTGCCCGAGGAGGTAGTGCGGCTGGTGGCCTCGTCCCTGGCCAAGAACCCCCTGGAGCGTCCTGCCACGGGAGCCACGCTGCTGCAGCGGCTCAGCGAGTTGGAGGAGCGCCTCGGGCTCCGGCCCCAGCACTCTCAGGCTGACCATGCCGAGCGGCGGCAAGTGACACTCCTGTCCTGCAGCCTCTCCCTAGCCACCGGGCCCGGCAGGCCACTCGCACTCGATGATCCCAGCGAGGTGGAAGCTGCCTTTCACCGCGCTTGCGCGCGGATCATCCACCAGCACGGCGGAAACGTCACCACGTGTGTGGGAACCGAGGTGCTCGCGTGCTTTGGCCACCCCATCACTCGGGAGGATGACGCGGCTCGCGCCGTCCATGCAGCGCTGTGCCTGAAGGAATCACTCCCAAGAGAGCTGCGAATCCTGGGGGAGCAGGGGCTTTCCGTGAAAACAGGGCTCCATACGGGCCTGGTATCCATGGACGACACCGCTCCAGAACTCCAGGGCGTGGCGGCCGCCATCCAGGGAGAGGCTCCACGGGTGGCATCCTGGCTGGCCACCCAGGCCGAGCCTAACACGATCCTCTTGAGCGACCGGACCTATGCCCTGGTCCGAGGCCACTTCGAGACCCGCTTCCTGGGCCAGCGGGCCTTCGCGGGGCTCCTGGGACCAAGACAGGTTAGCCTCCATCATGTGCTCGGCGCACGCAGGCTCGTGAGCCGCTTCGATCGCTCGCTCGTCGTCGGCTCGCTGACGCCGCTGGTGGGACGGGAGCGCGAGTTGCGGCGTCTCTTGGCGCTGCGGAGCGAGGCCCTCCATGGGCGCGGAGTCTTCATCTTGCTCCGGGGGGAGGCGGGCATTGGCAAGTCCCGCCTCCTCCAGGAACTCCATAACCGGGATACTCGCCGCTCTAGTATCTGGGTCCGATGCCAGTGCTGGCCACAATTCAAGAACACCGCCTTCCACCCGCTCACTAACTGGCTCCACCGTTGCCTGGGATTCTCTCCCGACGCGCTTCCCGAGGAGAAACAGCGGAGGCTGGAGGAGCAGCTCGCTCAGCAAGGGCTGTCCTCGGAGCACGTATCCGCCCTGGCCTCCATCCTCTCATTGCATGTCGCTGAGGAGCCCGCATTCCGCCAGCTCGCATCGGAGCATCAGCGGGAGAAGATCCTGAGCGCCCTGTTGGCTTTCATCCAGGCCCAAGCCGCGCGACAACCTCTCGTCCTCGTGGTGGAGGATCTGCACTGGGCGGATCCGTCCACCCTCCAGTTTTTAAAATTCCTCCTAGCGCATGTGGAAAAGCTCGGAGCTTGCGTCCTCCTAACGGCGCGCACCGAATGGGAGCACTCCTGGAGCGGGCGCCCCAGCGTGCACCTGCTGGAACTCAATCCTCTCTCACCCGAGTGCACCGTGGCCATGCTCCGGGAGGCTTCTCGCGGCAGGCCGCTGTCGGCCGAGGGGCTCAAGCAGCTCGCCAACCTGACGGATGGGATTCCCCTCTTCATTGAGGAGCTGACCCGGGCAGTGCTGGAGCAGGAGGGGCGAGCAGGCGCCTCGCCCGAAATCACTCCCGTCGCGATCCCTCCCACTCTGCACGAGCTCCTCCGGGCCCGGCTCGACCAACTGCCTCCCCGGCGCAAAGCCTTGGTCCAGCTCGCGGCCACCCTGGGCCGGGAATTCAGCTACGAGCTGTTCCGCGCCATCGCATTCCTGGACGAGAGAGAGTTGCTGCGAGAGCTCGATCAGCTCGAGCAAGCCGGGTTCCTGTTCCGCCAGGGGCACCCACCGTACACGATGTACACCTTCAAGCACACGCTCATCCAGAATGCCGCCTACCAGTCGCTGCTCCGGAGCACGCGACAGCGCTACCACGCGCGAACGGTCCACGTGCTGTCCGAGCAGTTCCCCGACATGGCCGAGGATCAGCCCGAGCTACTGGCCCAGCACTCCACCCGCGCGGGCTTGGTAGAGTTGGCCGTCAATCAATGGCGGCAGGCCGGCCAACATGCGGCGGCGCAGTCCGCCTTCGCCGAGGCGATCAGCCACTTCCACCGCGCGCTTGAGCAACTCGCGTTACTCCCAGCTTCGCCAGAGCGGGACAATCTGGAGATCACTCTGCGTGCAGAGCTGGGTCAGGCACTCGTCACCTCCCGAGGGTTCTCCTCCCAGGAGGTCGAGAAAGAATACACGCGCGCACGCCAGCTCTGTGAGCAATTCGGAGACGTCCCCCTCTCCGTGCTCTGGGGGATCTGGGTCGTCGTGCTGGTCCGGGCGGACCCCGAGGGCTCGGACCATCTCGCAGCGCACTTCCGGCGCCAGTTGGAAAAACGCGAGGATCCCGCAGCCCTGACGGTGCTCCATTCGGCACTCGGCTCCTTGGCCTTCTGGCGAGGCGAATACACCCTCTGCAAGCAGCACTGCCTCCAGGCGAAGACGCTCTTCGACAGTCAGGGCGTCTCCGAGCTGCTGTTCCAGATCCGCGGAAGCAGCCAGAGCCACGTGTCGGAGCAGATGCTCTATGCCTACCTGTACCTGGCCTTCAGCGAGGTGATGCTAGGGCACGCTGACAGGGCTCGTGAAACCTATGCGGAGGCTCTTGAGCACGCCGAGGCCACGCGACACCCCTATGCCATCGCGACCGCGCTCATCTTCGGCACGGCGATCGCACGCGAAGCGGGAGCACCGGAGGAAGCGCTAGAGGCTTCCCACCGCGCAATGGCCCTCTCTACTGAGCATGGCATTCCCATCACGCTGGCGATTGGCAATTGCATCAACGGCTGGGCCACCGCCCAGCTCGGTGACATGGGGGAGGGAATCGCCAGGCTCCAGGAAGGGCTCTCGTTGCTGCGCTCCATGGGAGCCCTGCTCGTTTACCCTTATTACCTGGGGTACCTGGCCAGCCTTTACCTGGCGACCGGGCAGATCGGCGAAGGACTGACGAGCGTGGAAGCCGGGTTGGAGAGCGCCGAGAAGCACAGGGTGCGCAACAGCGTCCCAGAGCTGCGGCGGATCCAGGGTGAGCTCATGCTCCGGCAAGGAGAGGAGGCAGCGGGCAGAGCACACCTGGAGCAGGCGCTCATGCAGGCCCGCGCCTTGGGTGCGAAGCTCCATGAGCTTCGTGCGGCCGTGAGCCTGGGGCGCTTCATGACGCACGCGGGCGAGAAGGAAGCAGCACGTGCGCTCATCACGGAAGCGCTCAGCGGGGTCGCTGAGGGATCCGGCCTCGCTGATTTCAAAGCCGCCCAGCGGTTCCTGGCCGAGTTCCTCGATCTCCCTCCTTTGCCATCGGGCTGAGCTGACGGCTTATGCGGCGGACGCCAGCTGGTGCGTGGTGGCTGGTAGCCGGATGCGCAGACACGCTCCACCCTCTTGCCGGTTCGTCGCCGTCAGCGTCCGCCGAACTGCTCCACGAACTCCCGTGACAGCATCAGCCCGAGCCCTGTCTCCTGCTCGGAAGACTTCGTCGTAAAGAACAGCTTGAGAAGCTGCGGCAGCACCTCCGCCGGGAACCATTGTCCTCAATGAGCAGTTGGACCGTCTCACCCTCCATGCGGCCCACGGCCCGAACCTCGCTGTCCAGGCTCCGACGTGCCTCCAGCGCGTCACTGGCATTCACCAGCAGGTTGAGGATGAGCTGCGCCAGCCGCTGACACACCACGTGGACCACACCACGTGGATCTCAAGCAATTCCGCGAGCACCTCCACCCGAAGCCGCGCCACGCCCTTGAGCCGCACGAAGGCCAGCCGCGCCGCGTCCTTCACCATCTCCGAGAGCGAGCAACGCGAGGGCTCTCCGTCTCGTCCATGCGCGAGAAGCCCGCTGCTCAGCAGTCCGGTGGCCCTCACCGTCGTGTGTCCCGGCCTGGTGGAGACGAACATCGTGCGCCCGGGGCGAGCGGTGAGCGACGCGC from Stigmatella aurantiaca includes the following:
- a CDS encoding protein kinase domain-containing protein yields the protein MADSIHPSSETPQFLETERVQDSDSDLQDTLLRKAAEKLSKAPMPLPGDRLGGLSGHRYEILETLGGGGMGRIFRALDHELQRTVALKFLLPSARHTSVKGVSLLREEAQAIARLDHENIVRVHDVSEWSPLLAKDGPLVPMKVPFLVMEYLEGEPLHALLQRERPGLRRTFEIMTDVAKGLAHAHERGLVHRDLKPSNVFLLAHGKTKLLDFGLAWLLADASPTPSMAGVGTPAYMAPEQWRGEPPDTRADIWAAGLLLFELLTGERPFPKMGSRDFQARITSEEPMPSVRERCPELPEEVVRLVASSLAKNPLERPATGATLLQRLSELEERLGLRPQHSQADHAERRQVTLLSCSLSLATGPGRPLALDDPSEVEAAFHRACARIIHQHGGNVTTCVGTEVLACFGHPITREDDAARAVHAALCLKESLPRELRILGEQGLSVKTGLHTGLVSMDDTAPELQGVAAAIQGEAPRVASWLATQAEPNTILLSDRTYALVRGHFETRFLGQRAFAGLLGPRQVSLHHVLGARRLVSRFDRSLVVGSLTPLVGRERELRRLLALRSEALHGRGVFILLRGEAGIGKSRLLQELHNRDTRRSSIWVRCQCWPQFKNTAFHPLTNWLHRCLGFSPDALPEEKQRRLEEQLAQQGLSSEHVSALASILSLHVAEEPAFRQLASEHQREKILSALLAFIQAQAARQPLVLVVEDLHWADPSTLQFLKFLLAHVEKLGACVLLTARTEWEHSWSGRPSVHLLELNPLSPECTVAMLREASRGRPLSAEGLKQLANLTDGIPLFIEELTRAVLEQEGRAGASPEITPVAIPPTLHELLRARLDQLPPRRKALVQLAATLGREFSYELFRAIAFLDERELLRELDQLEQAGFLFRQGHPPYTMYTFKHTLIQNAAYQSLLRSTRQRYHARTVHVLSEQFPDMAEDQPELLAQHSTRAGLVELAVNQWRQAGQHAAAQSAFAEAISHFHRALEQLALLPASPERDNLEITLRAELGQALVTSRGFSSQEVEKEYTRARQLCEQFGDVPLSVLWGIWVVVLVRADPEGSDHLAAHFRRQLEKREDPAALTVLHSALGSLAFWRGEYTLCKQHCLQAKTLFDSQGVSELLFQIRGSSQSHVSEQMLYAYLYLAFSEVMLGHADRARETYAEALEHAEATRHPYAIATALIFGTAIAREAGAPEEALEASHRAMALSTEHGIPITLAIGNCINGWATAQLGDMGEGIARLQEGLSLLRSMGALLVYPYYLGYLASLYLATGQIGEGLTSVEAGLESAEKHRVRNSVPELRRIQGELMLRQGEEAAGRAHLEQALMQARALGAKLHELRAAVSLGRFMTHAGEKEAARALITEALSGVAEGSGLADFKAAQRFLAEFLDLPPLPSG
- a CDS encoding HAMP domain-containing histidine kinase, which encodes MLPQLLKLFFTTKSSEQETGLGLMLSREFVEQFGGR